One window of Biomphalaria glabrata chromosome 6, xgBioGlab47.1, whole genome shotgun sequence genomic DNA carries:
- the LOC106057580 gene encoding uncharacterized protein LOC106057580, whose translation MMLTELLLIFVLVDSIQTTVSVKYHGDVCSDSTSCDVNTSCVLSVDKKTRCLCSDDEYRSDNHQCVYINTLLVQNVRTVKATWNIVQLSWSTRYVNYKEAKFNVSYEDTYTLGDESGVTIYNLKSCTLYTFTIQVILFKNQLYKARYGPPVTHIAQTLLKQDSKKSHGEQCTKGVDSCQTELLCVQNRNQEDRCLCDTNHYWNDHNECISKSTLTIKNFTAKNISSTSVKLSWSIDPLHKSSAQFKVGYGDGDFKLFHWDVMVATIDRLKPKTVYSFSIKVEIPADNNYNLTEGLPSICLIQTTSNTGTYPNNIMLKTASVAHRTILSTTTLSTTTLSTTALRSKNTKSVDETPRHVPRSTTLVTLISRGSELFQAKTVSITTAVEHGEFKDSDSISLIIFLLVTVSLSLLLVTSIVINIILMYKRRKSPRHTRNRQNVYHTTNESHQETHQYFDTTHLNQSHYDEVTDLAIKHYIN comes from the exons ATGATGTTGACGGAACTAttgttgatttttgttttggtggACTCTATTCAAACCACTG TTTCAGTTAAATATCATGGTGATGTGTGCAGTGACTCTACCAGCTGTGATGTTAATACATCTTGTGTGTTGAGTGTTGATAAAAAAACACGTTGTCTTTGCTCTGATGATGAATACAGAAGTGACAACCATCAATGTGTCTACA ttAATACCCTGCTAGTTCAAAACGTGAGAACGGTTAAGGCCACATGGAATATTGTTCAATTAAGTTGGTCCACTCGATACGTCAACTACAAGGAAGCCAAGTTCAATGTTTCGTACGAGGACACTTACACTCTAGGAGATGAAAGTGGAGTTACTATTTACAACTTAAAGTCTTGTACACTATACACGTTCACTATTCaagttattctttttaaaaatcaactttACAAGGCCAGATATGGACCACCTGTAACTCACATTGCTCAAACAC TGCTCAAACAAGATTCTAAAAAGTCTCATGGAGAACAATGCACTAAAGGTGTAGACTCTTGTCAAACTGAATTGTTGTGTGTACAAAATAGAAACCAAGAGGATCGTTGTCTCTGTGATACAAATCATTACTGGAATGACCACAACGAGTGTATCTCCA AGTCAACGTTGACAATTAAGAACTTCACCGCTAAAAATATTTCCTCTACAAGTGTGAAACTCTCCTGGTCTATAGATCCTCTTCATAAATCTTCTGCTCAATTTAAGGTCGGATACGGAGATGGAGACTTTAAATTATTTCACTGGGATGTAATGGTTGCCACTATAGACCGGCTAAAACCTAAAACAGTGTATTCATTTAGCATAAAAGTAGAAATACCAGCTGACAATAATTATAATCTTACTGAAGGACTACCAAGTATATGCCTTATACAAACAA CGTCAAACACCGGAACTTACCCCAACAACATTATGCTAAAAACAGCAAGTGTTGCCCATAGGACTATTTTATCAACAACAACGTTATCAACAACAACTTTATCAACAACAGCATTACGGTCCAAGAATACAAAATCAG TAGATGAAACTCCCAGACATGTTCCCCGAAGTACTACTCTTGTTACTCTTATTTCAAGAGGAAGTGAACTTTTTCAAGCAAAGACTGTCTCAATCACTACGGCAGTTGAACATGGTGAATTCAAAGATTCTG attcaaTCAGCCTAATCATATTTCTGCTTGTCACAGTCTCTCTAAGTCTGTTGCTGGTTACATCCATTGTTATAAATATCATCTTGATGTACAAGCGACGGaaaag CCCCAGACATACACGGAACAGACAGAATGTGTACCATACAACAAATGAAAGTCACCAGGAGACTCATCAATACTTTG ATACAACACATCTAAACCAGAGCCATTACGATGAAGTGACTGACCTGGCCATAAAACACTACATTAACTAA